The following are from one region of the Populus trichocarpa isolate Nisqually-1 chromosome 8, P.trichocarpa_v4.1, whole genome shotgun sequence genome:
- the LOC7479863 gene encoding OVARIAN TUMOR DOMAIN-containing deubiquitinating enzyme 9 isoform X2, whose translation MILYEQDPDVVRWGLHDLIDVCTLSNSGSCNSVTCYGMDTFNVEYVREYYNDPLYASNVENDAVIARALQEELSRIAYVEASGFNNTERESIITQHWPGPHETYHGSEHEDDQTVTVHSESMMDADDCSKNMADYSIKKDEILIPTSSSSNGENSLEMEELTLILNIENESALDGEVGKRITEMVPVSHVPKTNGEIPSEDEQMSDHQRLLERLKVYYLVENKVQGDGNCQFCSLSDQLYRSPEHHKLVRERVIDQLKSQPQMYSSYVPMAYDDYLKKMSKSGEWGDHVTLQAAADSYGIKIFVITSFKDTCYIEILPRVQKSNRVIFLSFWAEVHYNSIYPEGEAPQYEPKKKKKWWNLG comes from the exons ATGATTTTATATGAGCAGGATCCAGATGTTGTTCGATGGGGTCTCCATGATCTAATTGATGTTTGTACACTTTCAAATTCTGGTTCATGTAATTCTGTTACTTGTTATGGCATGGATACATTTAACGTTGAGTATGTTAGAGAATATTATAATGACCCGTTATATGCAAGTAATGTGGAGAATGATGCTGTTATTGCTCGTGCTCTCCAAGAAGAACTTTCAAGGATTGCTTATGTGGAAGCATCTGGGTTCAATAACACTGAACGAGAATCAATTATTACACAGCACTGGCCTGGTCCTCATGAAACATACCATGGTTCTG AGCATGAGGATGATCAGACAGTCACTGTTCACAGTGAAAGCATGATGGATGCTGATGATTGCAGCAAAAATATGGCAGATTATTCTATCAAGAAGGATGAAATATTGATTCCTACTTCATCTTCTAGCAATGGAGAAAATTCCCTCGAGATGGAAGAGCTGACActtattttaaatatagaaaatgaaTCTGCTCTTGATGGTGAAGTGGGCAAGAGGATAACTGAGATGGTTCCTGTTTCT CATGTTCCTAAAACTAATGGAGAAATACCATCGGAGGATGAACAGATGTCAGATCATCAAAGACTGCTAGAAAG GTTAAAGGTATATTATCTTGTTGAGAATAAAGTTCAAGGAGATGGTAACTGTCAG TTTTGTTCTCTGTCAGATCAACTCTATCGCTCTCCTGAGCACCACAAATTGGTGAGAGAACGAGTTATTGATCAG CTCAAATCTCAGCCGCAAATGTACAGCAGCTATGTTCCTATGGCTTATGATGACTATCTGAAGAAAATGAGCAA GAGTGGTGAATGGGGTGACCACGTTACATTGCAGGCTGCCGCAGATTCG TATGGTATCAAGATATTTGTGATAACTTCATTCAAGGATACATGTTACATCGAGATCCTTCCAAGAGTTCAAAAGTCCAATCGag TTATTTTCTTGAGCTTTTGGGCGGAGGTGCACTACAATTCTATTTATCCAGAAGGAG AGGCACCGCAATATGAGcctaagaaaaagaagaagtggtGGAACCTTGGATGA
- the LOC7479863 gene encoding OVARIAN TUMOR DOMAIN-containing deubiquitinating enzyme 9 isoform X1: protein MILYEQDPDVVRWGLHDLIDVCTLSNSGSCNSVTCYGMDTFNVEYVREYYNDPLYASNVENDAVIARALQEELSRIAYVEASGFNNTERESIITQHWPGPHETYHGSEHEDDQTVTVHSESMMDADDCSKNMADYSIKKDEILIPTSSSSNGENSLEMEELTLILNIENESALDGEVGKRITEMVPVSHVPKTNGEIPSEDEQMSDHQRLLERLKVYYLVENKVQGDGNCQFCSLSDQLYRSPEHHKLVRERVIDQLKSQPQMYSSYVPMAYDDYLKKMSKSGEWGDHVTLQAAADSYGIKIFVITSFKDTCYIEILPRVQKSNRVIFLSFWAEVHYNSIYPEGGKQLDLVCQSNEYCSMILLSRVHLFLASI from the exons ATGATTTTATATGAGCAGGATCCAGATGTTGTTCGATGGGGTCTCCATGATCTAATTGATGTTTGTACACTTTCAAATTCTGGTTCATGTAATTCTGTTACTTGTTATGGCATGGATACATTTAACGTTGAGTATGTTAGAGAATATTATAATGACCCGTTATATGCAAGTAATGTGGAGAATGATGCTGTTATTGCTCGTGCTCTCCAAGAAGAACTTTCAAGGATTGCTTATGTGGAAGCATCTGGGTTCAATAACACTGAACGAGAATCAATTATTACACAGCACTGGCCTGGTCCTCATGAAACATACCATGGTTCTG AGCATGAGGATGATCAGACAGTCACTGTTCACAGTGAAAGCATGATGGATGCTGATGATTGCAGCAAAAATATGGCAGATTATTCTATCAAGAAGGATGAAATATTGATTCCTACTTCATCTTCTAGCAATGGAGAAAATTCCCTCGAGATGGAAGAGCTGACActtattttaaatatagaaaatgaaTCTGCTCTTGATGGTGAAGTGGGCAAGAGGATAACTGAGATGGTTCCTGTTTCT CATGTTCCTAAAACTAATGGAGAAATACCATCGGAGGATGAACAGATGTCAGATCATCAAAGACTGCTAGAAAG GTTAAAGGTATATTATCTTGTTGAGAATAAAGTTCAAGGAGATGGTAACTGTCAG TTTTGTTCTCTGTCAGATCAACTCTATCGCTCTCCTGAGCACCACAAATTGGTGAGAGAACGAGTTATTGATCAG CTCAAATCTCAGCCGCAAATGTACAGCAGCTATGTTCCTATGGCTTATGATGACTATCTGAAGAAAATGAGCAA GAGTGGTGAATGGGGTGACCACGTTACATTGCAGGCTGCCGCAGATTCG TATGGTATCAAGATATTTGTGATAACTTCATTCAAGGATACATGTTACATCGAGATCCTTCCAAGAGTTCAAAAGTCCAATCGag TTATTTTCTTGAGCTTTTGGGCGGAGGTGCACTACAATTCTATTTATCCAGAAGGAGGTAAACAGTTGGATCTTGTTTGTCAAAGCAATGAATATTGTTCTATGATACTTCTTAGTAGGGTCCATCTTTTTCTGGCTTCCATCTGA